In Poecile atricapillus isolate bPoeAtr1 chromosome 22, bPoeAtr1.hap1, whole genome shotgun sequence, a genomic segment contains:
- the TAS1R3 gene encoding taste receptor type 1 member 3 isoform X3 produces MKLPGLWLCLSFGSAASLSPSCLSAQFRRPGDFILGGLFPFGKDTVNLTARSEPTLPRCERLFMDGLIWALGMRFAIDQINNSSSLLPGIKLGYDMYDTCFEPLVALQPSLLFLTRNGTTGIGILCNYTEYQPRITAIIGPHKSDLCLLTAKLFSSFLIPQVSYGASSETLSNTELYPSFYRTVPSDKNLVEAVVRLLNQFGWNWIATVGSDDEYGRGAQALFLSMAGNDNICIAFEGFIPTDLAEPNARKQLEDTVKLINSTKVNVVVLFAYSLPAQALLEHSIRMGLGKKVWIGTEAWMLSDVAAYTPNIQSIGTVLGFVSRTGTVPGFQEYVAELFSSVEQEKFCQQSRELSRLMNTEVLDTHCQQCDHVTLGDIWPLLRVTMVQPVHVAVYSVAHALHRALGCTSEGCPKTPIRSWQLLHFMNTLPFEVNGQSFRFDQSHGTNTGYKLIFWAWRDGTLTYLPVGDYDQSLYIQKSQIQFHTADKKVTMAQFLLICLRLRFSWRCLADVHSCLCQEPTSECFRRCQPGQFRRIKGFNLCCYDCTDCSENTFWSSTDSTSCSPCPQHQWAPARSTRCHERTERFLFWDEPMAVALMTLMALTVALSCLSALLFLKHLQTPLVQVAGGGRTLFALLWLLLQSLSCCLYVGRPSARLCAVQQLSYALCLNGCFSTFVPKALEISLLTEFPRCAPRLLRWVTHGRAWLLVATSLLTQALLCFCHLRLGPDYLVADYKSLPSEVVLVCGTQSWAAFALLHGYNSCLAFACFLCTFMVQTPARRYNVARGITFATLIYFIIWIFFVVVFATLRTVLRAVTQICTIQATTLGILASYFVPKCYIMVFRPDLNTGDYCQNPAEEQPEEDSVNRQ; encoded by the exons ATGAAGCTCCCTGGGCTTTGGCTGTGCCTGAGctttggctctgctgcctccctcagcccctcgTGTCTGTCAGCTCAGTTCAGGAGGCCGGGGGATTTTATCCTGGGGGGTTTGTTCCCCTTTGGGAAGGACACAGTGAACCTGACGGCTCGCTCAGAGCCCACCCTGCCGCGCTGTGAGAG GTTATTCATGGACGGGCTGATCTGGGCTCTCGGGATGAGGTTCGCCATTGACCAGATCAACAattccagctccctcctgccaggaATAAAGCTGGGATACGACATGTATGACACCTGCTTTGAGCCCCTGgtggccctgcagcccagcctgctgtTCCTGACCCGGAACGGCACCACAGGGATCGGGATTCTCTGCAACTACACCGAGTACCAGCCCCGCATCACTGCCATCATTGGGCCCCACAAGTCAGATCTCTGCCTGCTCACAGCCAAGCTCTTCAGCTCCTTCTTGATCCCGCAG GTGAGCTACGGAGCCAGCAGCGAGACCCTGAGCAACACGGAGCTGTACCCGTCCTTCTACCGCACTGTCCCCAGCGACAAGAACCTGGTGGAAGCCGTGGTGAGGCTGCTCAACCAGTTTGGCTGGAACTGGATCGCCACGGTGGGCAGCGACGATGAGTACGGCCGGGGCGCCCAGGCTCTCTTCCTGAGCATGGCTGGCAATGACAACATCTGCATTGCCTTCGAGGGGTTCATCCCCACAGACCTGGCTGAGCCCAACGCCAGAAAGCAGCTGGAAGACACTGTTAAATTAATTAACAGCACCAAAGTCAACGTGGTCGTGCTGTTTGCCTACAGCCTGCCTGCCCAGGCCCTGCTGGAACACAGCATCAGGATGGGGCTGGGCAAGAAGGTCTGGATTGGCACCGAGGCCTGGATGCTGTCGGACGTCGCCGCCTACACGCCCAACATCCAGAGCATCGGGACAGTGCTGGGCTTTGTCTCGAGAACAGGGACAGTCCCTGGCTTCCAGGAGTACGTGGCTGAGCTCTTCAGCTCTGTTGAGCAAGAGAAATTCTGCCAGCAGTCCCGGGAGCTGAGCCGCCTCATgaacactgaggtgctggacaCACACTGCCAGCAGTGTGACCACGTCacccttggggacatctggCCCCTGCTCAGGGTGACCATGGTGCAGCCGGTGCACGTGGCCGTGTACAGCGTGGCCCACGCcctgcacagagccctgggctgcacCTCTGAAGGCTGTCCCAAAACACCTATCAGGTCCTGGCAG ctgctgcacTTCATGAACACCCTCCCGTTCGAGGTGAATGGCCAGAGCTTCAGGTTTGATCAATCCCATGGCACAAACACCGGGTATAAACTCATCTTCTGGGCCTGGAGGGATGGCACCCTGACCTACCTGCCCGTGGGGGACTATGACCAGTCCCTGTACATCCAGAAGTCCCAGATCCAGTTCCACACTGCAGATAAGAAGGTAACAATGGCACAATTTCTTCTTATTTGTTTGAGATTACGATTCTCCTGGAGGTGCCTGGCTGATGTTCATTCCTGCCTTTGCCAGGAGCCCACATCCGAGTGCTTCAGACGCTGCCAACCAGGACAATTCAGAAGAATAAAAGGATTCAATCTCTGCTGCTATGACTGTACAGACTGTTCAGAAAACACCTTCTGGAGCAGTACAG ACAGCACCAGCTGCTCCCCATGCCCGCAGCACCAGTGGGCCCCGGCCCGCAGCACACGGTGCCACGAGCGCACCGAGAGGTTCCTCTTCTGGGACGAGCCCATGGCCGTGGCCTTGATGACACTGATGGCCCTGACGGTGGCCCTGAGCTGCTTGTCAGCGCTGCTGTTCCTGAAGCACCTGCAGACCCCCCTGGTGCaggtggcagggggtggcaggaCCCTCTTtgccctgctctggctgctgctgcagagcctcagctgctgcctgtaCGTGGGCAGGCCCAGCGCCAGGCTGTGCGCGGTGCAGCAGCTCTCCTACGCCCTGTGCCTCAACGGCTGCTTCTCCACCTTCGTCCCCAAGGCCCTGGAGATCAGCCTGCTGACGGAATTCCCCCGCTGCGCTCCCAGGCTGCTGCGCTGGGTGACCCACGGCAGGGCCTGGCTGCTGGTGGCCACGTCCCTCCTCACCCAGGCGCTGCTCTGCTTCTGCCACCTCCGCCTGGGCCCCGATTACTTGGTGGCCGACTACAAATCCCTGCCCAGCGAGGTGGTGCTGGTGTGTGGCACCCAGTCCTGGGCTGCCTTTGCCCTTCTGCACGGCTACAACAGCTGCCTGGCCTTCGCCTGCTTCCTGTGCACCTTCATGGTGCAAACCCCGGCCAGGAGGTACAACGTGGCCAGGGGCATCACCTTTGCCACCCTCATTTATTTCATCATCTGGATCTTCTTTGTGGTGGTTTTTGCCACGCTGAGGACAGTCCTCAGGGCTGTCACACAGATTTGCACCATCCAGGCCACCACCCTGGGGATCTTGGCCAGCTACTTCGTGCCCAAATGCTACATCATGGTGTTCAGGCCTGATCTGAACACGGGGGATTATTGCCAGAACCCCGCTGAGGAGCAGCCAGAGGAGGATTCGGTGAACAGACAATAA
- the TAS1R3 gene encoding taste receptor type 1 member 3 isoform X4 has protein sequence MKLPGLWLCLSFGSAASLSPSCLSAQFRRPGDFILGGLFPFGKDTVNLTARSEPTLPRCERLFMDGLIWALGMRFAIDQINNSSSLLPGIKLGYDMYDTCFEPLVALQPSLLFLTRNGTTGIGILCNYTEYQPRITAIIGPHKSDLCLLTAKLFSSFLIPQVSYGASSETLSNTELYPSFYRTVPSDKNLVEAVVRLLNQFGWNWIATVGSDDEYGRGAQALFLSMAGNDNICIAFEGFIPTDLAEPNARKQLEDTVKLINSTKVNVVVLFAYSLPAQALLEHSIRMGLGKKVWIGTEAWMLSDVAAYTPNIQSIGTVLGFVSRTGTVPGFQEYVAELFSSVEQEKFCQQSRELSRLMNTEVLDTHCQQCDHVTLGDIWPLLRVTMVQPVHVAVYSVAHALHRALGCTSEGCPKTPIRSWQLLHFMNTLPFEVNGQSFRFDQSHGTNTGYKLIFWAWRDGTLTYLPVGDYDQSLYIQKSQIQFHTADKKEPTSECFRRCQPGQFRRIKGFNLCCYDCTDCSENTFWSSTDSTSCSPCPQHQWAPARSTRCHERTERFLFWDEPMAVALMTLMALTVALSCLSALLFLKHLQTPLVQVAGGGRTLFALLWLLLQSLSCCLYVGRPSARLCAVQQLSYALCLNGCFSTFVPKALEISLLTEFPRCAPRLLRWVTHGRAWLLVATSLLTQALLCFCHLRLGPDYLVADYKSLPSEVVLVCGTQSWAAFALLHGYNSCLAFACFLCTFMVQTPARRYNVARGITFATLIYFIIWIFFVVVFATLRTVLRAVTQICTIQATTLGILASYFVPKCYIMVFRPDLNTGDYCQNPAEEQPEEDSVNRQ, from the exons ATGAAGCTCCCTGGGCTTTGGCTGTGCCTGAGctttggctctgctgcctccctcagcccctcgTGTCTGTCAGCTCAGTTCAGGAGGCCGGGGGATTTTATCCTGGGGGGTTTGTTCCCCTTTGGGAAGGACACAGTGAACCTGACGGCTCGCTCAGAGCCCACCCTGCCGCGCTGTGAGAG GTTATTCATGGACGGGCTGATCTGGGCTCTCGGGATGAGGTTCGCCATTGACCAGATCAACAattccagctccctcctgccaggaATAAAGCTGGGATACGACATGTATGACACCTGCTTTGAGCCCCTGgtggccctgcagcccagcctgctgtTCCTGACCCGGAACGGCACCACAGGGATCGGGATTCTCTGCAACTACACCGAGTACCAGCCCCGCATCACTGCCATCATTGGGCCCCACAAGTCAGATCTCTGCCTGCTCACAGCCAAGCTCTTCAGCTCCTTCTTGATCCCGCAG GTGAGCTACGGAGCCAGCAGCGAGACCCTGAGCAACACGGAGCTGTACCCGTCCTTCTACCGCACTGTCCCCAGCGACAAGAACCTGGTGGAAGCCGTGGTGAGGCTGCTCAACCAGTTTGGCTGGAACTGGATCGCCACGGTGGGCAGCGACGATGAGTACGGCCGGGGCGCCCAGGCTCTCTTCCTGAGCATGGCTGGCAATGACAACATCTGCATTGCCTTCGAGGGGTTCATCCCCACAGACCTGGCTGAGCCCAACGCCAGAAAGCAGCTGGAAGACACTGTTAAATTAATTAACAGCACCAAAGTCAACGTGGTCGTGCTGTTTGCCTACAGCCTGCCTGCCCAGGCCCTGCTGGAACACAGCATCAGGATGGGGCTGGGCAAGAAGGTCTGGATTGGCACCGAGGCCTGGATGCTGTCGGACGTCGCCGCCTACACGCCCAACATCCAGAGCATCGGGACAGTGCTGGGCTTTGTCTCGAGAACAGGGACAGTCCCTGGCTTCCAGGAGTACGTGGCTGAGCTCTTCAGCTCTGTTGAGCAAGAGAAATTCTGCCAGCAGTCCCGGGAGCTGAGCCGCCTCATgaacactgaggtgctggacaCACACTGCCAGCAGTGTGACCACGTCacccttggggacatctggCCCCTGCTCAGGGTGACCATGGTGCAGCCGGTGCACGTGGCCGTGTACAGCGTGGCCCACGCcctgcacagagccctgggctgcacCTCTGAAGGCTGTCCCAAAACACCTATCAGGTCCTGGCAG ctgctgcacTTCATGAACACCCTCCCGTTCGAGGTGAATGGCCAGAGCTTCAGGTTTGATCAATCCCATGGCACAAACACCGGGTATAAACTCATCTTCTGGGCCTGGAGGGATGGCACCCTGACCTACCTGCCCGTGGGGGACTATGACCAGTCCCTGTACATCCAGAAGTCCCAGATCCAGTTCCACACTGCAGATAAGAAG GAGCCCACATCCGAGTGCTTCAGACGCTGCCAACCAGGACAATTCAGAAGAATAAAAGGATTCAATCTCTGCTGCTATGACTGTACAGACTGTTCAGAAAACACCTTCTGGAGCAGTACAG ACAGCACCAGCTGCTCCCCATGCCCGCAGCACCAGTGGGCCCCGGCCCGCAGCACACGGTGCCACGAGCGCACCGAGAGGTTCCTCTTCTGGGACGAGCCCATGGCCGTGGCCTTGATGACACTGATGGCCCTGACGGTGGCCCTGAGCTGCTTGTCAGCGCTGCTGTTCCTGAAGCACCTGCAGACCCCCCTGGTGCaggtggcagggggtggcaggaCCCTCTTtgccctgctctggctgctgctgcagagcctcagctgctgcctgtaCGTGGGCAGGCCCAGCGCCAGGCTGTGCGCGGTGCAGCAGCTCTCCTACGCCCTGTGCCTCAACGGCTGCTTCTCCACCTTCGTCCCCAAGGCCCTGGAGATCAGCCTGCTGACGGAATTCCCCCGCTGCGCTCCCAGGCTGCTGCGCTGGGTGACCCACGGCAGGGCCTGGCTGCTGGTGGCCACGTCCCTCCTCACCCAGGCGCTGCTCTGCTTCTGCCACCTCCGCCTGGGCCCCGATTACTTGGTGGCCGACTACAAATCCCTGCCCAGCGAGGTGGTGCTGGTGTGTGGCACCCAGTCCTGGGCTGCCTTTGCCCTTCTGCACGGCTACAACAGCTGCCTGGCCTTCGCCTGCTTCCTGTGCACCTTCATGGTGCAAACCCCGGCCAGGAGGTACAACGTGGCCAGGGGCATCACCTTTGCCACCCTCATTTATTTCATCATCTGGATCTTCTTTGTGGTGGTTTTTGCCACGCTGAGGACAGTCCTCAGGGCTGTCACACAGATTTGCACCATCCAGGCCACCACCCTGGGGATCTTGGCCAGCTACTTCGTGCCCAAATGCTACATCATGGTGTTCAGGCCTGATCTGAACACGGGGGATTATTGCCAGAACCCCGCTGAGGAGCAGCCAGAGGAGGATTCGGTGAACAGACAATAA
- the TAS1R3 gene encoding taste receptor type 1 member 3 isoform X2: protein MKLPGLWLCLSFGSAASLSPSCLSAQFRRPGDFILGGLFPFGKDTVNLTARSEPTLPRCERLFMDGLIWALGMRFAIDQINNSSSLLPGIKLGYDMYDTCFEPLVALQPSLLFLTRNGTTGIGILCNYTEYQPRITAIIGPHKSDLCLLTAKLFSSFLIPQVSYGASSETLSNTELYPSFYRTVPSDKNLVEAVVRLLNQFGWNWIATVGSDDEYGRGAQALFLSMAGNDNICIAFEGFIPTDLAEPNARKQLEDTVKLINSTKVNVVVLFAYSLPAQALLEHSIRMGLGKKVWIGTEAWMLSDVAAYTPNIQSIGTVLGFVSRTGTVPGFQEYVAELFSSVEQEKFCQQSRELSRLMNTEVLDTHCQQCDHVTLGDIWPLLRVTMVQPVHVAVYSVAHALHRALGCTSEGCPKTPIRSWQVRKDVRAKWQVFVTSQTDCHNLSPPKGQLIAAGRITILQTRTTVPKSILISFPPQLLHFMNTLPFEVNGQSFRFDQSHGTNTGYKLIFWAWRDGTLTYLPVGDYDQSLYIQKSQIQFHTADKKEPTSECFRRCQPGQFRRIKGFNLCCYDCTDCSENTFWSSTDSTSCSPCPQHQWAPARSTRCHERTERFLFWDEPMAVALMTLMALTVALSCLSALLFLKHLQTPLVQVAGGGRTLFALLWLLLQSLSCCLYVGRPSARLCAVQQLSYALCLNGCFSTFVPKALEISLLTEFPRCAPRLLRWVTHGRAWLLVATSLLTQALLCFCHLRLGPDYLVADYKSLPSEVVLVCGTQSWAAFALLHGYNSCLAFACFLCTFMVQTPARRYNVARGITFATLIYFIIWIFFVVVFATLRTVLRAVTQICTIQATTLGILASYFVPKCYIMVFRPDLNTGDYCQNPAEEQPEEDSVNRQ from the exons ATGAAGCTCCCTGGGCTTTGGCTGTGCCTGAGctttggctctgctgcctccctcagcccctcgTGTCTGTCAGCTCAGTTCAGGAGGCCGGGGGATTTTATCCTGGGGGGTTTGTTCCCCTTTGGGAAGGACACAGTGAACCTGACGGCTCGCTCAGAGCCCACCCTGCCGCGCTGTGAGAG GTTATTCATGGACGGGCTGATCTGGGCTCTCGGGATGAGGTTCGCCATTGACCAGATCAACAattccagctccctcctgccaggaATAAAGCTGGGATACGACATGTATGACACCTGCTTTGAGCCCCTGgtggccctgcagcccagcctgctgtTCCTGACCCGGAACGGCACCACAGGGATCGGGATTCTCTGCAACTACACCGAGTACCAGCCCCGCATCACTGCCATCATTGGGCCCCACAAGTCAGATCTCTGCCTGCTCACAGCCAAGCTCTTCAGCTCCTTCTTGATCCCGCAG GTGAGCTACGGAGCCAGCAGCGAGACCCTGAGCAACACGGAGCTGTACCCGTCCTTCTACCGCACTGTCCCCAGCGACAAGAACCTGGTGGAAGCCGTGGTGAGGCTGCTCAACCAGTTTGGCTGGAACTGGATCGCCACGGTGGGCAGCGACGATGAGTACGGCCGGGGCGCCCAGGCTCTCTTCCTGAGCATGGCTGGCAATGACAACATCTGCATTGCCTTCGAGGGGTTCATCCCCACAGACCTGGCTGAGCCCAACGCCAGAAAGCAGCTGGAAGACACTGTTAAATTAATTAACAGCACCAAAGTCAACGTGGTCGTGCTGTTTGCCTACAGCCTGCCTGCCCAGGCCCTGCTGGAACACAGCATCAGGATGGGGCTGGGCAAGAAGGTCTGGATTGGCACCGAGGCCTGGATGCTGTCGGACGTCGCCGCCTACACGCCCAACATCCAGAGCATCGGGACAGTGCTGGGCTTTGTCTCGAGAACAGGGACAGTCCCTGGCTTCCAGGAGTACGTGGCTGAGCTCTTCAGCTCTGTTGAGCAAGAGAAATTCTGCCAGCAGTCCCGGGAGCTGAGCCGCCTCATgaacactgaggtgctggacaCACACTGCCAGCAGTGTGACCACGTCacccttggggacatctggCCCCTGCTCAGGGTGACCATGGTGCAGCCGGTGCACGTGGCCGTGTACAGCGTGGCCCACGCcctgcacagagccctgggctgcacCTCTGAAGGCTGTCCCAAAACACCTATCAGGTCCTGGCAGGTGAGGAAAGATGTGAGGGCCAAATGGCAGGTTTTTGTCACATCACAGACAGACTGTCACAATCTTAGCCCACCAAAGGGACAACTGATTGCAGCTGGCAGAATTACCATCCTCCAAACGAGAACAACCGTACCAAAATCCATTTTGATTTCAtttcctccccagctgctgcacTTCATGAACACCCTCCCGTTCGAGGTGAATGGCCAGAGCTTCAGGTTTGATCAATCCCATGGCACAAACACCGGGTATAAACTCATCTTCTGGGCCTGGAGGGATGGCACCCTGACCTACCTGCCCGTGGGGGACTATGACCAGTCCCTGTACATCCAGAAGTCCCAGATCCAGTTCCACACTGCAGATAAGAAG GAGCCCACATCCGAGTGCTTCAGACGCTGCCAACCAGGACAATTCAGAAGAATAAAAGGATTCAATCTCTGCTGCTATGACTGTACAGACTGTTCAGAAAACACCTTCTGGAGCAGTACAG ACAGCACCAGCTGCTCCCCATGCCCGCAGCACCAGTGGGCCCCGGCCCGCAGCACACGGTGCCACGAGCGCACCGAGAGGTTCCTCTTCTGGGACGAGCCCATGGCCGTGGCCTTGATGACACTGATGGCCCTGACGGTGGCCCTGAGCTGCTTGTCAGCGCTGCTGTTCCTGAAGCACCTGCAGACCCCCCTGGTGCaggtggcagggggtggcaggaCCCTCTTtgccctgctctggctgctgctgcagagcctcagctgctgcctgtaCGTGGGCAGGCCCAGCGCCAGGCTGTGCGCGGTGCAGCAGCTCTCCTACGCCCTGTGCCTCAACGGCTGCTTCTCCACCTTCGTCCCCAAGGCCCTGGAGATCAGCCTGCTGACGGAATTCCCCCGCTGCGCTCCCAGGCTGCTGCGCTGGGTGACCCACGGCAGGGCCTGGCTGCTGGTGGCCACGTCCCTCCTCACCCAGGCGCTGCTCTGCTTCTGCCACCTCCGCCTGGGCCCCGATTACTTGGTGGCCGACTACAAATCCCTGCCCAGCGAGGTGGTGCTGGTGTGTGGCACCCAGTCCTGGGCTGCCTTTGCCCTTCTGCACGGCTACAACAGCTGCCTGGCCTTCGCCTGCTTCCTGTGCACCTTCATGGTGCAAACCCCGGCCAGGAGGTACAACGTGGCCAGGGGCATCACCTTTGCCACCCTCATTTATTTCATCATCTGGATCTTCTTTGTGGTGGTTTTTGCCACGCTGAGGACAGTCCTCAGGGCTGTCACACAGATTTGCACCATCCAGGCCACCACCCTGGGGATCTTGGCCAGCTACTTCGTGCCCAAATGCTACATCATGGTGTTCAGGCCTGATCTGAACACGGGGGATTATTGCCAGAACCCCGCTGAGGAGCAGCCAGAGGAGGATTCGGTGAACAGACAATAA
- the TAS1R3 gene encoding taste receptor type 1 member 3 isoform X1 translates to MKLPGLWLCLSFGSAASLSPSCLSAQFRRPGDFILGGLFPFGKDTVNLTARSEPTLPRCERLFMDGLIWALGMRFAIDQINNSSSLLPGIKLGYDMYDTCFEPLVALQPSLLFLTRNGTTGIGILCNYTEYQPRITAIIGPHKSDLCLLTAKLFSSFLIPQVSYGASSETLSNTELYPSFYRTVPSDKNLVEAVVRLLNQFGWNWIATVGSDDEYGRGAQALFLSMAGNDNICIAFEGFIPTDLAEPNARKQLEDTVKLINSTKVNVVVLFAYSLPAQALLEHSIRMGLGKKVWIGTEAWMLSDVAAYTPNIQSIGTVLGFVSRTGTVPGFQEYVAELFSSVEQEKFCQQSRELSRLMNTEVLDTHCQQCDHVTLGDIWPLLRVTMVQPVHVAVYSVAHALHRALGCTSEGCPKTPIRSWQVRKDVRAKWQVFVTSQTDCHNLSPPKGQLIAAGRITILQTRTTVPKSILISFPPQLLHFMNTLPFEVNGQSFRFDQSHGTNTGYKLIFWAWRDGTLTYLPVGDYDQSLYIQKSQIQFHTADKKVTMAQFLLICLRLRFSWRCLADVHSCLCQEPTSECFRRCQPGQFRRIKGFNLCCYDCTDCSENTFWSSTDSTSCSPCPQHQWAPARSTRCHERTERFLFWDEPMAVALMTLMALTVALSCLSALLFLKHLQTPLVQVAGGGRTLFALLWLLLQSLSCCLYVGRPSARLCAVQQLSYALCLNGCFSTFVPKALEISLLTEFPRCAPRLLRWVTHGRAWLLVATSLLTQALLCFCHLRLGPDYLVADYKSLPSEVVLVCGTQSWAAFALLHGYNSCLAFACFLCTFMVQTPARRYNVARGITFATLIYFIIWIFFVVVFATLRTVLRAVTQICTIQATTLGILASYFVPKCYIMVFRPDLNTGDYCQNPAEEQPEEDSVNRQ, encoded by the exons ATGAAGCTCCCTGGGCTTTGGCTGTGCCTGAGctttggctctgctgcctccctcagcccctcgTGTCTGTCAGCTCAGTTCAGGAGGCCGGGGGATTTTATCCTGGGGGGTTTGTTCCCCTTTGGGAAGGACACAGTGAACCTGACGGCTCGCTCAGAGCCCACCCTGCCGCGCTGTGAGAG GTTATTCATGGACGGGCTGATCTGGGCTCTCGGGATGAGGTTCGCCATTGACCAGATCAACAattccagctccctcctgccaggaATAAAGCTGGGATACGACATGTATGACACCTGCTTTGAGCCCCTGgtggccctgcagcccagcctgctgtTCCTGACCCGGAACGGCACCACAGGGATCGGGATTCTCTGCAACTACACCGAGTACCAGCCCCGCATCACTGCCATCATTGGGCCCCACAAGTCAGATCTCTGCCTGCTCACAGCCAAGCTCTTCAGCTCCTTCTTGATCCCGCAG GTGAGCTACGGAGCCAGCAGCGAGACCCTGAGCAACACGGAGCTGTACCCGTCCTTCTACCGCACTGTCCCCAGCGACAAGAACCTGGTGGAAGCCGTGGTGAGGCTGCTCAACCAGTTTGGCTGGAACTGGATCGCCACGGTGGGCAGCGACGATGAGTACGGCCGGGGCGCCCAGGCTCTCTTCCTGAGCATGGCTGGCAATGACAACATCTGCATTGCCTTCGAGGGGTTCATCCCCACAGACCTGGCTGAGCCCAACGCCAGAAAGCAGCTGGAAGACACTGTTAAATTAATTAACAGCACCAAAGTCAACGTGGTCGTGCTGTTTGCCTACAGCCTGCCTGCCCAGGCCCTGCTGGAACACAGCATCAGGATGGGGCTGGGCAAGAAGGTCTGGATTGGCACCGAGGCCTGGATGCTGTCGGACGTCGCCGCCTACACGCCCAACATCCAGAGCATCGGGACAGTGCTGGGCTTTGTCTCGAGAACAGGGACAGTCCCTGGCTTCCAGGAGTACGTGGCTGAGCTCTTCAGCTCTGTTGAGCAAGAGAAATTCTGCCAGCAGTCCCGGGAGCTGAGCCGCCTCATgaacactgaggtgctggacaCACACTGCCAGCAGTGTGACCACGTCacccttggggacatctggCCCCTGCTCAGGGTGACCATGGTGCAGCCGGTGCACGTGGCCGTGTACAGCGTGGCCCACGCcctgcacagagccctgggctgcacCTCTGAAGGCTGTCCCAAAACACCTATCAGGTCCTGGCAGGTGAGGAAAGATGTGAGGGCCAAATGGCAGGTTTTTGTCACATCACAGACAGACTGTCACAATCTTAGCCCACCAAAGGGACAACTGATTGCAGCTGGCAGAATTACCATCCTCCAAACGAGAACAACCGTACCAAAATCCATTTTGATTTCAtttcctccccagctgctgcacTTCATGAACACCCTCCCGTTCGAGGTGAATGGCCAGAGCTTCAGGTTTGATCAATCCCATGGCACAAACACCGGGTATAAACTCATCTTCTGGGCCTGGAGGGATGGCACCCTGACCTACCTGCCCGTGGGGGACTATGACCAGTCCCTGTACATCCAGAAGTCCCAGATCCAGTTCCACACTGCAGATAAGAAGGTAACAATGGCACAATTTCTTCTTATTTGTTTGAGATTACGATTCTCCTGGAGGTGCCTGGCTGATGTTCATTCCTGCCTTTGCCAGGAGCCCACATCCGAGTGCTTCAGACGCTGCCAACCAGGACAATTCAGAAGAATAAAAGGATTCAATCTCTGCTGCTATGACTGTACAGACTGTTCAGAAAACACCTTCTGGAGCAGTACAG ACAGCACCAGCTGCTCCCCATGCCCGCAGCACCAGTGGGCCCCGGCCCGCAGCACACGGTGCCACGAGCGCACCGAGAGGTTCCTCTTCTGGGACGAGCCCATGGCCGTGGCCTTGATGACACTGATGGCCCTGACGGTGGCCCTGAGCTGCTTGTCAGCGCTGCTGTTCCTGAAGCACCTGCAGACCCCCCTGGTGCaggtggcagggggtggcaggaCCCTCTTtgccctgctctggctgctgctgcagagcctcagctgctgcctgtaCGTGGGCAGGCCCAGCGCCAGGCTGTGCGCGGTGCAGCAGCTCTCCTACGCCCTGTGCCTCAACGGCTGCTTCTCCACCTTCGTCCCCAAGGCCCTGGAGATCAGCCTGCTGACGGAATTCCCCCGCTGCGCTCCCAGGCTGCTGCGCTGGGTGACCCACGGCAGGGCCTGGCTGCTGGTGGCCACGTCCCTCCTCACCCAGGCGCTGCTCTGCTTCTGCCACCTCCGCCTGGGCCCCGATTACTTGGTGGCCGACTACAAATCCCTGCCCAGCGAGGTGGTGCTGGTGTGTGGCACCCAGTCCTGGGCTGCCTTTGCCCTTCTGCACGGCTACAACAGCTGCCTGGCCTTCGCCTGCTTCCTGTGCACCTTCATGGTGCAAACCCCGGCCAGGAGGTACAACGTGGCCAGGGGCATCACCTTTGCCACCCTCATTTATTTCATCATCTGGATCTTCTTTGTGGTGGTTTTTGCCACGCTGAGGACAGTCCTCAGGGCTGTCACACAGATTTGCACCATCCAGGCCACCACCCTGGGGATCTTGGCCAGCTACTTCGTGCCCAAATGCTACATCATGGTGTTCAGGCCTGATCTGAACACGGGGGATTATTGCCAGAACCCCGCTGAGGAGCAGCCAGAGGAGGATTCGGTGAACAGACAATAA